One Gordonia sp. SID5947 genomic region harbors:
- a CDS encoding cation acetate symporter, with translation MSSSHTQVVAAAVGNPVANISIFAAFVAVTMYVVIRASKNNKSAADFFTGGRGFSGPQNGVAIAGDYLSAASFLGIAGAIAVYGYDGFLYSIGFLVAWLVALLLVAELLRNTGKFTMADVLSFRLRQRPVRLAAAISTLAVTLFYMLAQMAGAGGLVALLLDIEGRVGQSIVIAVVGALMIVYVLIGGMKGTTWVQIIKAVLLIAGAAIMTFIVLAKFGMNVSSMLGSAQDAISGSSDEKIAARDVLAPGAQYGGSFESQINFVSLAIALVLGTAGLPHVLMRFYTVPTAKEARKSVVWAIALIGAFYLFTLVLGYGAAALVGPDKIMAAAGKQNSAAPLLAFELGGVVLLGIISAVAFATILAVVAGLAITASASFAHDIYGSVIKRGKASEADQVRVSRYTVVVLGIMGIILGILANGQNIAFLVALAFAIAAAANLPTILYSLYWKRFNTRGALWSIYGGLISTIVLIIFSPAVSGSATAMIPGADFAWFPLANPGIVSIPIGFILGIVGTLTSPSDVGTPERNAEMEVRSLTGVGAEKAVSH, from the coding sequence ATGAGCTCCTCACACACCCAGGTGGTGGCCGCCGCGGTCGGTAACCCGGTGGCGAACATCTCGATCTTTGCGGCCTTTGTGGCCGTCACCATGTACGTGGTGATCCGCGCGAGCAAGAACAACAAGTCCGCCGCCGACTTCTTCACCGGCGGACGAGGCTTCTCCGGCCCGCAGAACGGTGTCGCGATCGCGGGCGACTACCTGTCCGCCGCGAGCTTCCTCGGCATCGCCGGCGCGATCGCCGTCTACGGCTACGACGGCTTCCTCTACTCGATCGGCTTCCTCGTCGCCTGGCTGGTCGCGTTGCTGCTGGTTGCCGAATTGCTCCGGAACACCGGCAAGTTCACGATGGCCGACGTGTTGAGCTTCCGGCTCCGGCAGCGTCCGGTCCGTCTGGCCGCGGCCATCTCCACCCTCGCCGTCACGCTCTTCTACATGCTCGCTCAGATGGCCGGCGCGGGCGGCCTGGTCGCCCTGCTCCTCGACATCGAAGGCCGTGTCGGACAGTCGATCGTGATCGCGGTCGTCGGCGCGCTGATGATCGTCTACGTCCTCATCGGTGGCATGAAGGGCACCACCTGGGTCCAGATCATCAAGGCGGTCCTGCTCATCGCCGGTGCCGCGATCATGACGTTCATCGTGCTGGCCAAGTTCGGCATGAACGTGTCGAGCATGCTCGGCTCGGCCCAGGACGCGATCTCCGGATCGTCTGACGAGAAGATCGCCGCCCGTGACGTTCTCGCCCCCGGCGCGCAGTACGGCGGTTCATTCGAATCACAGATCAACTTCGTGTCGCTGGCCATCGCCCTGGTGCTCGGCACCGCGGGTCTGCCGCACGTGCTGATGCGCTTCTACACGGTCCCGACCGCGAAAGAGGCACGGAAATCGGTGGTCTGGGCGATTGCACTCATCGGTGCGTTCTACCTGTTCACGCTGGTCCTGGGTTACGGCGCTGCGGCACTGGTCGGTCCGGACAAGATCATGGCGGCGGCAGGCAAACAGAACTCCGCCGCTCCGTTGCTCGCGTTCGAACTCGGCGGTGTGGTCCTCCTCGGGATCATCTCCGCGGTGGCATTCGCGACCATCCTCGCCGTGGTTGCCGGGCTCGCCATCACAGCCTCGGCGTCGTTCGCCCACGACATCTATGGCAGTGTGATCAAGCGCGGCAAGGCAAGTGAGGCCGATCAGGTCCGCGTGTCGCGCTACACCGTCGTGGTGCTCGGCATCATGGGCATCATCCTTGGCATCCTCGCGAACGGCCAGAACATCGCCTTCCTGGTTGCCCTGGCGTTCGCGATCGCCGCCGCGGCGAATCTGCCGACCATCCTCTACTCGCTGTACTGGAAGCGGTTCAACACCCGCGGCGCGTTGTGGAGCATCTACGGCGGCCTGATCTCGACGATCGTGCTGATCATCTTCTCCCCGGCCGTCTCCGGTTCGGCGACCGCGATGATCCCGGGCGCCGACTTCGCGTGGTTCCCGCTCGCCAATCCCGGCATCGTGTCGATCCCGATCGGATTCATCCTCGGCATCGTCGGAACGCTCACGTCGCCGTCGGACGTCGGTACACCGGAACGCAACGCCGAGATGGAGGTGCGTTCACTCACCGGAGTCGGCGCGGAAAAGGCAGTGTCGCACTAG
- a CDS encoding DUF485 domain-containing protein, which translates to MSTIEQPPGAVPHPPTAEQFLEVQASPQFQDLRRRLLRFVFPMTAFFLLWYALYVLLGAFAHDFMATEVWGNINVGLILGLLQFVSTFVITGLYVRFANRDLDPRAEAIRDEMEGPVHA; encoded by the coding sequence GTGTCCACGATCGAACAGCCACCCGGCGCGGTACCGCACCCGCCGACCGCCGAACAGTTCCTGGAGGTGCAGGCGAGCCCGCAGTTCCAGGACCTCCGCCGACGGCTTCTCCGCTTCGTCTTTCCGATGACGGCGTTCTTCCTGCTCTGGTACGCGCTGTACGTGCTGCTGGGAGCATTCGCCCATGACTTCATGGCTACCGAGGTCTGGGGGAACATCAACGTCGGCCTGATCCTCGGTCTGCTCCAGTTCGTGTCCACCTTCGTCATCACGGGGCTGTACGTGCGTTTCGCGAATCGCGACCTCGACCCCCGCGCCGAAGCGATCCGTGACGAGATGGAAGGGCCGGTCCACGCATGA
- a CDS encoding TetR/AcrR family transcriptional regulator → MSGSSAAAAARPGGSRRPGGRSARVQSAVYAAVGQLVGAGRRDTMTIPEVAELAEVNPSSIYRRWGSIETLLGEVAVAALTQGEPLPDTGILDDDLAEWSKIIAADIGRPKRRAYLRAMVFARNDVVEECPCWEIRREQAEEMVARSAARGEATPSVRQILDHVIAPLYHHAVFGLALDDTYAEDLAADVMTMRTVLNQSIE, encoded by the coding sequence ATGAGTGGTTCCAGTGCGGCTGCGGCTGCCCGTCCCGGAGGGTCGAGGCGACCCGGTGGTCGGAGTGCGCGAGTGCAGTCGGCGGTGTACGCCGCGGTCGGGCAGCTCGTCGGCGCCGGCCGCCGCGACACCATGACGATCCCTGAGGTGGCCGAACTCGCCGAGGTGAATCCGAGCAGCATCTACCGGCGATGGGGGTCGATCGAGACACTGCTCGGTGAAGTGGCCGTGGCCGCGCTCACCCAGGGCGAACCGCTGCCCGACACCGGCATTCTCGACGACGACCTCGCCGAGTGGTCGAAGATCATCGCTGCCGACATCGGGCGTCCGAAGCGTCGAGCGTATCTGCGCGCCATGGTGTTCGCGCGCAACGACGTCGTCGAAGAGTGCCCCTGCTGGGAGATCCGGCGCGAACAGGCCGAAGAGATGGTCGCCCGGTCCGCCGCCCGGGGTGAGGCGACGCCGTCGGTCCGCCAGATCCTCGACCATGTGATCGCGCCGCTCTATCACCATGCCGTCTTCGGACTCGCCCTCGACGACACGTACGCCGAAGATCTGGCCGCCGATGTGATGACCATGCGCACCGTCCTCAACCAGTCGATCGAGTAG
- a CDS encoding amidase: protein MKKVHAFGDDALGDLDGVGVAAAIRSGQISAGEALEAALARIDVVNPQVNAIAVDDRDRARKRAADDDFPAGSFARVPSIIKNNTLFEGLPVGNGSAAMPDLPAKGNEPFTEQFLSTGVNIVGASTLPAFGLTATTEFVDREPTRNPWDTDFSAGASSGGSAALVAAGALPIAHGNDGGGSIRIPAAACGLVGLKPSRGRVAPSPTGRILPVDIISNGILSRTVRDTAHFIDDAERFRPPTGLPTVGLVEGPGSRRLRIGLINDTVTGAPIDADTMSGLSSAVDLLTSLGHDVEVTPVPLDETFVRQFTDYWSMLACSMHRLGKLLVGKDFDRDALDPFTVGLSRRYLRAFWRTPSTIVGLKRATARFRTVFDRFDLIVSPTLSHVTPKIGHLDPGGDFDEIFERLVHYVAFTPANNTTGTPAISLPMSRSSDGLPVGIHFCADLGRERQLLELAFEIEAARPFARIQDA, encoded by the coding sequence ATGAAGAAGGTCCACGCGTTCGGTGACGATGCACTCGGTGATCTCGACGGTGTCGGAGTTGCCGCCGCGATCCGGTCGGGACAGATATCCGCCGGCGAAGCGCTCGAGGCCGCGTTGGCCCGGATCGATGTGGTCAATCCGCAGGTGAACGCCATCGCCGTCGACGACCGGGATCGTGCCCGCAAACGTGCCGCCGACGACGATTTCCCGGCCGGCTCATTCGCCCGCGTGCCGTCGATCATCAAGAACAACACCCTGTTCGAAGGTCTGCCGGTCGGCAACGGTTCGGCCGCGATGCCCGACCTGCCGGCCAAGGGCAACGAACCGTTCACCGAACAGTTCCTCTCCACCGGCGTCAACATCGTCGGCGCCTCCACCCTCCCTGCCTTCGGTCTCACCGCGACAACGGAATTCGTCGATCGAGAGCCCACGCGCAACCCGTGGGACACCGACTTTTCCGCCGGGGCGTCGTCGGGCGGATCGGCGGCGCTGGTGGCCGCCGGCGCGCTCCCGATCGCCCACGGCAACGACGGCGGGGGCTCCATCCGGATCCCCGCGGCTGCCTGCGGACTGGTCGGGCTCAAACCGTCGCGCGGTCGGGTGGCGCCGTCGCCGACCGGCCGGATCCTTCCGGTGGACATCATCTCCAACGGCATCCTGAGCCGAACCGTCCGCGACACAGCGCACTTCATCGACGACGCCGAGAGATTCCGGCCACCCACGGGGCTCCCGACGGTGGGTCTCGTGGAGGGCCCGGGGTCGAGACGACTACGGATCGGGCTGATCAACGACACGGTGACGGGGGCGCCGATCGATGCCGACACCATGTCCGGGCTCTCGTCGGCGGTGGACCTGCTCACCTCGCTCGGGCACGACGTCGAGGTCACCCCCGTACCGTTGGACGAGACGTTCGTCCGGCAGTTCACCGACTACTGGTCGATGCTGGCGTGCTCGATGCACCGCCTGGGAAAATTACTGGTGGGCAAGGACTTCGACCGCGATGCGCTCGATCCGTTCACCGTCGGTCTGTCGCGGCGCTATCTGCGCGCCTTCTGGCGCACACCGTCGACGATCGTCGGGCTCAAACGTGCGACCGCACGGTTCCGCACCGTGTTCGACCGGTTCGATCTCATCGTGTCGCCGACGTTGTCGCACGTCACGCCGAAGATCGGCCATCTCGATCCCGGCGGGGATTTCGACGAGATCTTCGAGCGGTTGGTGCATTACGTCGCGTTCACGCCGGCCAACAACACCACGGGCACCCCGGCGATCAGTCTGCCGATGAGCCGGAGTTCCGACGGTCTCCCGGTGGGCATCCATTTCTGCGCAGACCTCGGCCGTGAACGCCAGTTGTTGGAACTGGCCTTCGAGATCGAGGCGGCCCGGCCGTTCGCGCGAATCCAGGACGCCTAG